One region of Ornithorhynchus anatinus isolate Pmale09 chromosome X5, mOrnAna1.pri.v4, whole genome shotgun sequence genomic DNA includes:
- the CX5H1orf68 gene encoding skin-specific protein 32 has protein sequence MCDQQKQSQTLPPPLVKGVGPSPVQVTKGPAPNPIEALVKCPPPRPTQTYVKCPPPCPTQTLKCPPPCPIQTYVKCPPPCVTQTYMKCAPPCGPQNIVKCPPPCQTQTCYVQCPAPCPPKCPPPCPIQKCYVQCPAPCQAPTYYIQRPRQTYYVPQRPAWRPAPQCCPPPCPRPAAPSCCSSSSSCCNLAPRSFGIRPLRRWVRGPECCDNSCGGYGDECEDSGCCLGIIPMRASGPACCEDEC, from the coding sequence ATGTGTGATCAGCAGAAGCAATCCCAGACCCTACCCCCTCCCTTAGTGAAAGGGGTCGGGCCCTCTCCTGTTCAGGTGACCAAGGGCCCGGCGCCAAATCCGATCGAAGCCCTCGTGAAGTGCCCGCCGCCGCGCCCGACTCAAACCTACGTGAAGTGCCCACCGCCGTGCCCGACTCAAACCCTCAAGTGCCCGCCGCCGTGCCCCATTCAAACCTACGTGAAATGCCCGCCTCCGTGCGTGACTCAAACCTACATGAAATGCGCCCCACCGTGCGGGCCTCAGAACATCGTCAAATGCCCACCGCCGTGCCAGACTCAAACGTGCTACGTCCAGTGCCCGGCCCCGTGCCCTCCCAAATGCCCGCCGCCGTGCCCCATCCAAAAATGTTACGTTCAGTGCCCGGCCCCGTGCCAGGCGCCAACTTACTACATCCAGCGCCCGCGTCAGACCTACTACGTGCCACAGCGCCCGGCCTGGCGCCCGGCTCCGCAGTGTTGCCCACCGCCGTGCCCTCGCCCGGCGGCCCCGagctgctgctcttcctcctccagttgcTGTAACCTGGCACCTCGCAGTTTCGGCATCCGCCCCCTGCGCCGCTGGGTGCGCGGCCCCGAGTGCTGCGACAATAGTTGCGGTGGCTACGGGGACGAATGCGAAGACTCGGGCTGCTGCCTGGGCATCATTCCCATGCGTGCCAGCGGGCCGGCCTGCTGCGAGGATGAATGCTGA
- the LOC114807948 gene encoding late cornified envelope protein 2D-like yields the protein MSCQQNQKQCPPPPQCPQQCQPPPKCPPKCPPKCPPKCPPNSGGCCGSSSGGCCGSSSGGGGCCLSHHHHRRPRLFHRRRHQSPECCDDNSGCC from the exons ATGTCCTGCCAGCAGAACCAGAAGCagtgcccgcccccgccccagtgcCCCCAGCAGTGCCAGCCGCCGCCCAAGTGCCCCCCGAAGTGTCCCCCGAAATGCCCTCCCAAGTGCCCTCCTAA CTCGGGAGGCTGCTGCGGTTCTAGCTCGGGGGGCTGCTGCGGTTCCAGCTCCGGGGGCGGCGGCtgctgcctgtctcaccaccatcaCCGCCGGCCCCGTCTCTTCCATCGCCGCCGGCACCAGAGCCCCGAGTGCTGCGACGACAATTCCGGCTGCTGCTGA
- the LOC100089382 gene encoding late cornified envelope protein 2A-like, translated as MSCQQNQKQCPPPPQCPQQCQPPPKCPPKCPPKCPPKCPPKCPAPCPAPASCCGSSSGGCCGSSSGGCCGSSSGGCCGSSSGGCCGSSSGGGGCCLSHHHHRRPRLFHRRRHQSPECCDDNSGCC; from the coding sequence ATGTCCTGCCAGCAGAACCAGAAGCagtgcccgcccccgccccagtgcCCCCAGCAGTGCCAGCCGCCGCCCAAGTGCCCCCCGAAGTGTCCCCCGAAATGCCCTCCCAAGTGCCCTCCTAAGTGCCCGGCTCCGTGCCCTGCTCCGGCCTCGTGCTGTGGCTCCAGCTCTGGGGGCTGCTGCGGCTCTAGCTCTGGGGGCTGCTGCGGTTCCAGCTCGGGAGGCTGCTGCGGTTCTAGCTCGGGGGGCTGCTGCGGTTCCAGCTCCGGGGGCGGCGGCtgctgcctgtctcaccaccatcaCCGCCGGCCCCGTCTCTTCCACCGCCGCCGGCACCAGAGCCCCGAGTGCTGCGACGACAATTCCGGCTGCTGCTGA
- the LOC114807964 gene encoding late cornified envelope protein 2A-like, translating to MSCQQNQQQGPPPPQCPQQCQPPPKCPPKCPPKCPPKCPPKCPAPCPAPASCCGSSSGGCCGSSSGGCCGSSSGGGGCCLSHHRPRRSHRLRHRSRQECEDSGSGCCHGSDSGCCHGSGSGCC from the coding sequence ATGTCCTGCCAGCAGAACCAGCAAcagggcccgccccctccccagtgcccccagCAGTGCCAGCCGCCGCCCAAGTGCCCCCCGAAGTGTCCCCCCAAGTGCCCCCCGAAATGCCCTCCTAAGTGCCCGGCTCcgtgcccggccccggcctcttGCTGCGGTTCCAGCTCGGGGGGCTGCTGCGGTTCCAGCTCGGGGGGCTGCTGCGGTTCCAGCTCGGGGGGCGGCGGCTGCTGCCTGTCTCATCACCGCCCTCGTCGCTCCCACCGGCTGCGGCACCGGAGCCGGCAGGAGTGTGAAGATTCCGGCTCCGGCTGCTGCCACGGCTCCGACTCCGGTTGCTGCcacggctccggctccggctgctGCTGA